One Brassica napus cultivar Da-Ae chromosome C4, Da-Ae, whole genome shotgun sequence genomic region harbors:
- the LOC125586080 gene encoding uncharacterized protein LOC125586080 yields MIFVFNYHAVNRILPLTPADLFAKRDLLRGRPFFWNSFTVERIRSAVELHRSRAVSQPLDAPYDVEPVIDVLPAQRQRTMSRKGKGVTSENVLGNPPLPEWNPSFSLGERSGTSEVPPPSDFFADLPPGFTTHESLDEESRRKVVAEGSSLINEGMRVFNAALDGSFRESRISHFKAEEAERELFRFQKEVEEQSRRQAELHSRALVRAERRGKRAIVAEIKRRAALFATEFESFKDAQEFVGDFRECCGSVATLYKSQNEDLSFPAEVAEMSGLMNGCAHAESLVPPVERRVRQLWDSIEVSEVTAEAGTGVGDEGARVADGEVDQPASSFRVSMSGFFDFEV; encoded by the exons atgatttttgtttttaattatcatGCAGTGAACAGGATCCTTCCGCTGACTCCTGCCGATCTTTTTGCCAAGCGAGATCTTCTCCGCGGCAGGCCGTTCTTCTGGAATTCCTTCACCGTTGAACGGATTCGAAGCGCGGTGGAGCTCCATCGATCTCGAGCCGTCTCTCAGCCTCTTGACGCTCCGTATGACGTAGAACCGGTCATTGATGTCTTGCCTGCTCAGAGGCAGAGAACCATGTCTCGGAAAGGCAAGGGAGTTACCTCTGAGAACGTCTTGGGAAACCCTCCGCTGCCAGAATGGAACCCTAGTTTCTCCCTAGGGGAAAGGAGTGGAACCAGCGAGGTTCCCCCTCCCAGCGACTTTTTTGCCGACCTCCCTCCCGGTTTTACTACTCATGAGTCGCTGGACGAAGAGTCGAGGAGGAAAGTAGTCGCCGAAGGCTCCAGCTTAATCAACgag GGGATGAGGGTGTTCAATGCGGCGCTCGACGGAAGTTTCCGGGAGTCGCGTATCTCTCACTTCAAAGCCGAGGAGGCTGAAAGAGAACTCTTTCGGTTTCAGAAGGAGGTCGAAGAACAGAGCCGGAGACAGGCTGAGCTCCATTCTCGGGCCCTTGTCCGTgcggagaggagaggaaagagagcgaTTGTCGCCGAAATAAAGCGGAGGGCCGCTTTGTTTGCCACCGAATTCGAGAGCTTTAAGGATGCTCAAGAATTCGTGGGCGATTTTCGCGAGTGCTGTGGCTCGGTTGCTACCCTCTACAAGTCGCAGAACGAGGACTTATCTTTTCCTGCCGAGGTCGCTGAGATGTCGGGTCTTATGAACGGGTGTGCCCATGCCGAATCCTTGGTTCCTCCGGTCGAAAGAAGGGTCCGACAGCTTTGGGATTCCATCGAGGTCTCGGAGGTCACGGCGGAAGCGGGAACCGGTGTTGGTGATGAAGGTGCCAGAGTCGCGGACGGAGAGGTGGACCAGCCTGCGAGCTCGTTCAGGGTCTCCATGTCCGGGTTCTTCGACTTTGAGGTTTGA